TGCAGTTAAACAGCACCATCGATACGGTAAACACCATGCCCCGGAAGCAGTGCACTTTCTTGTAGCTTTGTGACTGACCGAGCAGTATGCCGTAGTACTTTAGCCCGAGCAGGGTACGCTTCAGCAGCGGATTTTCGTACACCACGTCCGGAAGGATCCATTCTTCCTTCAGCTCCATCGCTGCGGGACAAAACTTTAAGACGCGCGCAGCAGACAAGGGAGGCTTTTATAGCGGGCCCTTTGGACcctctgtttgtttgtgcaacGTTAATTAGGGTGATAATTGTAAGATAATTATGCTTAAGCAATTATCAGTGTCACTGAAGCTGGACTCGAACTGGATTAATAATTCATACGAGAACGTTGGCCATCTGCTTTTGGAAAGCTAATGTCTTATAGCGTCAAATTACGTTTCTTTACCGATGAGGCTTTTCTTTCAAAAATATACTTGCATTGAGAGGGAATACAatcgttttttgtgtgaaatgaataaatattttcaaacGATCAGCATAACTAGAGTAACTTGCAGCAGTAAATGGAAAATGCTAGTGAACCTGGGCAACTATATAAATCTGCAACAATAAGTGTATAATGACTGTATCAATTTAGATCATTAGGATTACTTCCTTCGAAACTCAAGCTCAAAAATAGTGCAAAATTAATAGATGAGTTAAGTACAATGAAAATGATTGCCCCTCTCCTACCGTGTAACGAAAATGCTCAATTGCATACCCTCCAAAACCCCGTTTTTCAAACCTCTAAACGTTATCTAATCTTTCGATTTCTTCTTCTCCCCATCCCCCTCCTTGCTCTTCTTATCCTTCTTGTCCTTTCCCTCGGGACAGTCATCCTCATCCGGGCACTGCACATCGATCAGCACCTTGCCCGTGCACTGTTTCTGCTGTATGAACTCGATCGCCTGCTGGATTTTGGCCAGCGGAAAGATTTTGCTAATATGTCCCGCTATCATACCCTCCGAGCGCATCTCGATCGTGTCCGCTATCATCTGCCGGTACGTATCGACGTCCGGATACTCGTACAGATCGAAGTGGCGCACGTTTTGGATCAGCTTTGCCTTCGATTCCTGGTCCTGGTCCGGTTTGCCctccttttcctttcgcttcGGGCGCTCGAATTCGGGCACCTCGGTGGGGAATTTGGACGCGTTGAAGAAGGGATCCACCGAGATGAGCTGCCCGTTGGTTGGTTCAAcgctgcaaaaagaaaaaagaacaataaaatacattctttcattttgttgGGAGTTGATGATGTTCAACTTACAAGTCAGCAAGCAGATGCAGCAACCCCTTGCCGACCGCATCGTACGCCAGCTTCGCCTTCTTGTCGCCCATCGCGTCCTGCACGTTCTTGTATAGCTTCGTGTAGTTGTTCTTCGTCATGCTGACCACCTTGTGGGCGCCCTTCTGCCGCACCAGATCGGAGCTGCTCTCCGTGTCGCACACGGCAATCACCTTCGCTTTGTACACGCTGACCGCCAGATCGATCGCCGCCAGTCCCATACCGGCCGGACCGGCCGTTATCAGTATCAGATCGTTTTCCTGCAAATTGCAGTGCAGCGCGAACGTTAGCAGCGCGGTACCGTGCCCGTACGGCAGGACGGCCATTTCTTTGAGCGGCACCGACTGCGGCACGGTCCACACGTCTCGATTTTTCACGACCGCCTCCGAGATGAGGCCCCCATTCGGGTCCTGCAGATCgttcatcaccaccacccgaTCGCCCCGGTTGAAATGGTGCGGATTGTCTTGGCCGATTTCGACGATTTCGCCGGAAAATTCGTGCCCGGGGATGAACGGCAAGGGGACGTTCAGCTCCGCATGCTTGCCGGCAATGATTTTCACGTCCGTTGTGTTGAGGCTGCAATAGTGTACCTTAACGCGCACCTAAAACGGATGCAATGGAACGGTTTTAGTAGGCGAAAGTGGCACAACGGATTCACGCCCAAATGATTACCTCATCGTTTTTTAGCTTCTCGttctttttcaccgtttccaGTGCGACGAGTTTGCCGGCTTCGCGCAGGACGGCTGCCTTGTGGGCGTAGCACACACTGATGCATTGTCCACCGTACTTGCTGATGGTTGTTTCGCATAATTTGCTGGAAAGTCTGGGTAGTAACTTGGTTAACATTTTAGCAAGCCTGTGCCTGTGCAAAGTGCTGTTGCAGCTACTGCTCCTCGCGGTTCCTGTCCGCCGCTCTTGTatttaccaaacaaaccaCACCAGGTGACAGGTTTGACAGTTCGGTTGAAGCCGGCTTGGATCATAATTTTGAATTTGGGACATTTTGGGCCACGTTCGGTTGCGCAATTTGAATTTGTATTATTGAAAAGGTTAATTAAATGTGGACGAGGAGTTTAGAGATATTTTgaacttcaaataagtttaaaaaatcgtaCATAAATTGTCATTTTGAAtcgttgaaattaaaaaacggtaaaaattTGAATCAAAACAACACGCAACCAGGCGCACATTTTGAATCAATCCAAGCAGCCGCCATcagcatgtgtgtatgtgtgcaagcAGCATAACTTCCCCTCACTGAAAGCATACactgcatatgtgtgtgttgggtgttTCTGGTTTGTTTTGATGCGGTAATCACCCTCCACCAGATCAGCCCAGACGAAAAAGCGCACGAAAAACGTTCTGTAAGAATCGCCTCTTAAAATTGTTTACCTATTCGAGCTTCAAATTtgtaccaccatcaccaccaccaccacatgaCCTATAATTTGAATGTGAAAAATGACCCCACACACCTCCCACCCCCGTACAACCCGCCGTACAGATAAGGGAGTAGCAGATTTGGGCTAAAATTATCAATCTCTCTTCCATTCGATTGCTTCGCTtcactgtgcgtgtgtgtagtcCGCTCGGTCGACCGCTTTGGAAAAAGTCACCCCAGCGACACGATGACGACGATCGCCAGCATTGCCGTACGCAGTTCACGGCTGTCAAGTGCCATCGTCGGTGCGTTTGGAGGCAAGTCTACCAGCTGGATACATCCACAGGCCGTTTCTCCTAGAAGGTAATATGCGTTTttgtaatgtaaaaaaaaggaaaataatttgaGTTATTATTTACCTCCATAAAGATTCATCTCCAACTCCACCGTCAAAGCGATGCGTTTCGTTCAGTTCCGTACGGCTGCCACCGGTGAGAAGCAGCGGCTCGGTGTCTTATCGGAGGATGGCACCCAGGTGTCCGACATCTCCGACCGATATGAAGGTGACCTGATAACGCTCATCCGCTCGGGCGTTTCGCTCGACGAGGTGAAAGCGTCGGCCGCGAAAGCTGCCCCGCTCAAGGTGGATAGCGTCGAGCTGCTCGCTCCGGTTACCAATCCGCAGAAGATTCTGTGCGTCGGGCTGAACTACAGCAGGCACTGCGAGGAGCAGAACAAACCGATCCCGAAGGAGCCGATGTTTTTCAGCAAGTATGCGACAACGATCGTCGGTCCGCATGATGACGTGATCGCGCACAAGATATCCGATGTATGTGGTAATGCGCAGCAGGGAAGGATCTTAAATGATgttaattaaatgcatttaaatttGTAGCAAATCGATTGGGAAGTGGAGCTGGCGGTCATCATCGGCAAGAAGGCGAAAAGTGTGGCCAAAGCGAACGCAATGGACTACGTGTTCGGGTACACCGTGGCGCAGGACATTTCCGCACGCGATTGGCAGAAACAGCGCAACGGTGGCCAGTTTCTGATTGGCAAATCGATGGATACGTTCTGTCCGCTGGGCCCGGCTGCCGTGCACAAGTCGCTGGTGAAGGATCCACACCAGCTGGCGATCAAGTGCAGCGTGAACGGGGTCGAGAAGCAGAACGGTAGCACGAGTGAGCTGATCTTCCGCATTGACGACATCATTGCACGGGTTACTGAGTGAGTAGGGAGGGGGGTTTGAGCGAGTTTGGAAGGTGATTTTCacattgattttttctttttccccaGATCCATTACACTGCTGCCTGGGGATGTCATTCTGACGGGAACGCCGGCCGGTGTCGGTATGCATCGCAAGCCGGCCGAGTTTTTGAAGCCAGGCGACGTTATCGACAGTGAGATTGAGGGTCTTGGCAAAATCAAGAACAAGGTCGTTGCTGATTCCTAAAAcgagagggagaaagaaatAGGAAGAACAATTgaccaacccccccccccccccggagcGACAGTTTGCCATTTTACGGGTTCGTTTGGACTTTGGGACAAGGAAgcacaataaaaatatttacaatttaTACTTCATTTCAAATGGAGGGAAATTAAATCGCGTGTGTTCGGATTCAAATGCAcccccagcacttctgagctCTTCGGTCGTTGCGTTTTAACACGTTCATTTTAATGTTCCAACTACAAATGCACCTTCCCCGTAACTTCACTTCAGCGGCTTCCTTCGGGTGTAGACAAACTCCTCCCGCGTGTGATACGGTGTGTACGGATCGTCGATGTAGTATCGGGGACGCTTCCAGTACTTGGTCACCATCTTGTCCAGCAGCGTCGATTGTGTCGCATTCACCAGCACGTGCTGCCGCAGCCGGCGCTTGCGGTTCGCTTTCTTGCGCCACATTTTCTTATGCCGGCCGGAAAGCGTCCGTATCCATCCGCCCCAATCCAGCCGCTTGAAGCGCTTGATGACCGCCTTCACCGTCTTCCTTTTGCCTTTGCGCAGTGAAAACTTGATCACGGTACGGCTGGGTTGCGTTTGCAGCAGTGGCGAGGACGCTACGGCATCGAGCAGCCGGACGGCGGCGACGGGTTTAATGAGCCCGGTCGGGCTGGAAGGAGTGCCGGCGATCGTGCTGCGAAGGGATGAAGCTTCGGTGGATCGTAAAAAGGTGGAAAACGTGCGGCCTGTGTTTAGTGCAAGCGATGACCCCACCGGCTGCATCCGACTAGCGAAGGTTCTGGTTTGCACCATTTGGCGTACAGCTAAAAGATACATAGAAAAAGAttgtcaacacaacacactaaAGAAAAGGGACGCAATAGGTGCACGAAACTCACCCAGTGAAGCTATATTCCTAATCATTTTGCTTGTGGAATTTTCTGTGTTCTTTCCGGCAGAAAATTCCCCACCAAAGCTCTTCAAAACATTACGAGCTCCTCACGTAATGACGGCGGATTGGCGTATTTCACCTCCTGCACGCGCACTGACAGCTGTCAACGCGCCCGAGCGCCGCCACCGCAtgctttgtgtttgtttacgtcTGCTCAATCGCTGCGTACCAAAACGAGAACGGGACAAAAATGGCTCAGGGAAAATTGAAGGTAAAATCGAAACAACCGCCAAATGCGAAGAAAGCCGCCAACAAGAAGAAAGGAACAGCATTCAATAAGCGAAAGAGTAAGTGTTATGATTGCAGGTGTTTTTATCATTTCCGAGCGTTTAGATTACAATTGCCTCTTCTTCGTTTGCACAGATGCACCGATCCAGTCGAAGAAGCACAAGTTTGAGGAGGCGCACAAGCTGAAGCAGGTCATTACGAAGACGGTTAACAAGAAGAACGAGGACGACATACGGAAGGTGGCGTACGAGGGGCAAACCAAGCTCAGCCAGGCACAGCTGGCGGTCCAGGAGCATCATCGAAAGCAGGCGGAGAATGATGCAAGCGAGGCGGGTTCTTCGAAGGGATAGTTTTAAACCTGTATAACGATTTGTGGTTCGGATTGTTCATGGGCGAGCTGTACTATATGTTTAAAGGCAAAACGGAGATCGTTTTGACAATAAagtttattgaaattaaaagtATGTTTCAAATTTTTGTTAGCAAATACTTACTGGAACAGATTCCATGGCTCAAATGTGCACGTGGATACTCAAACCAGTTTCACCCGTCACGACACGTGCGTTGAGGTCAACTGTTTGAAGCGCGGTAATAGCTCCACAACCAATACCTCCGATACCTATAGGAAGATAAAATGTAAAACCCAACATTCCCCTTCCCCCCAGAGCTACCTAAATGAGCAATAAAACACCATCGAAAgctttgttgttttaaatACTAAGCAATCACCTAACCGACAATACCATGATAGCGGAAGTGCAATGCTTAATGCATGGTTTATTGGTTTCAGTTCGATTGAGTTCAAAGTTACAGCTTCAAAATTTACCTGTGGCTGCCTCGACAACCGGATGACTCCACACGACCTCCTTCCAGTGTAAAAGGGGCAGCATATCCTTGGGTAACGATGGATACCAGCGCCTCCCTCTACTTCTTCGCAAACGAAATCTTCATCGCGTGCGTCGGCGTAATCTTGAACCCTTGCAGCGCTTCCCGGGCCGCCCCGCTCTGCAGTTCCGTCGCAAACTCCACGAACGCAATGTCGTGCCGGTTCGGCACCAGCCGCACCTCCTTGAAGCCCGGGAACTGGTTGAACAACATCGACAGCATCATCTCGTTCGTTTCCTCCGGCAGGTTGGTCAGGAAGAGGATCTGGTTGGGCGGCTGCTCGGCCGTCGCCGAATTGTTTGTCGCACCCACCTCGCCCGCATTCTTCAGCTTCTTCGCCTTCTTATCCTCCGTCTGGATCGGTTTCGGTTGCTTGACGCGCTTCGGCCGCTCCTGGAACGTGCCCTTCAGCTTCGCTATCATGTCGCTGTCGGTTTTGGAGTAGTTGATGCGCATCGGCTTGTCGTAGAAGGGGAACCCTTGCATCGTGCGCATCGCATTGGTGGCGCTCGAGATTTCCTTGAAGATGATAAACGCCTGGCCCCGCATTTTGAGCGTCTTGTACGCGACAATGTCGAGTATCTGGCCGAACTGGGAGAAGATGGCGTAGAGCGACTTTTTCAACTCCTCCTTGTTGATCTTCTCGTTCAGGTTGTTGATGTAGATGGTGTGATTCGGTCGGATGTCCATTTTCGCTGCTCGCACACTACACTAGTTTTGCACTAAAATACAGTAGCTTTTCTGTAAATTATGTTCAATTTTACGGCAGTGTGTGGAAAATTTGCCTCCGCCAAAAAGGACGCTAAACAATGTTCATGCCCTGTGCGAGCTGTCAGGTCTGACGTTTATTGGACCGAGCGCCGGTCGCATGTTTATAGCGTGCGGTTGAGTGCTTACGACTTTCGAACCGACTGCGCACAGACACTGTCTTGTCGGCTTttcattgaaaaaataaaacaaaaaaacatggcttgattttattttaatgtagAATTGCAAGTCGAGCGGAGTGAGTTTGAGATAACCTCTTTATTATACCGATCAAAACCGAATGTCGATCCCCAAATCCGATGTCGTTGGTCATGGTGATGTAGAATGCGGTTACAGGGTTACGCGGAATGCAGGGTTACGCATACGTAATTACTCTGGGGGGTAGAGAAGAGACGTCCTCGGCTCGTTGCATGCATTCACAATTAGaagtttttctctttctcttttttttttcaaatacgtTATAATAGTTCGATCTTATTTCTACTTATTTCCTATCTTAGCAAAGACCTTAACAGTTGGTACTAATTTTACTTAGTAATGAAAGATTTTTACTGATTTatctttttcataaatttttgtTGACAAAAATATTAGAGGATCACCTAATACTATTCGTTATTTCATTcgtagtttgttttaattcgTTTAATTTTTCCCTTATGTCTTTTGATGCCTCTTACATTTTCAAAAGTTCGTTCTTTTATTTGacatgcttttgttttgattgctcTTGCCTGGGTTTTTGTTCGTATGTTGGGTATTACAAAAACGTCTTGATTTTCAACGATATTTGGAGGGTTTATCTTAGTTTCGTTTCTAGATGTTTGTCTTTTCGTAGCTTTATCtaaattatgttttgcttctttaaacaatttttttgcattttctagTATTTGAACTTCACTTCGCTCATTAGATTGGTTAAATGTCAGCTCGTTTGGAGTGAATTTTGTAGATGAGTGTATCGAGTCATTGTATAATGCTACTGATATCCTGACCATGGATTTTGTATCACATCCAGtgtatttatgtttgttggaATTGTAAATTTCTGTTATGGTGCTGTGAGTTTTTTCTACTTGTCCGTTTGACTCAGAGCACGACGCATAATTCAGTACGACGCCTAAGGAAGATAGATAATTTCTCAGTTGTACAGATCTAAAAGTAGTTTCATGATCCGTTATTATTTCTTTGGGAATTCCATAAAGCGCAAAATACTTGGTGAGTTTTTGTTGAACTTGAgccatatttttgtttcttaagTAGAACATCTGGAggtgttttgaaaatgaatcTACAATAGACAAGAAACTGCAATTATTAGTTATATAGATGTCCATATGTACTCGATCTAATGGTTTGCATGTGACTGGCCGTGGTGATATTTGTATATGGTAAGGCTTTCGTTCGTATTTTTCTGTCATACAGATCTCACAACtgtttacaaatttttttatgaatttctgCATTCccggaaaaaaataattacgtCGTAGCTTATTCTCTACTTCTGCAATTCCTCGATGGGCTCTATTGTGTTCAGTTGATATTAGAAAATTTTGCCTATCTGTATCTGGAACGTCTTCtactgtttttgttgtaattatGAAGTGTCCTTTAATCGAaaatttttcttttacagTATTTTGGATCAGTTGCAATAGTTCGGTTGGTGCGTatattgctgtttgttttccgTTGTGAATTTTGTTGATAAGGCTAACAATATCATCAGAtttgaattctttttttattattgttgttctaTGAAAATACGGAAAAGGGATTTCATTTATGGTTTCTTCCCTATCTGATATTTTGAAtatgatttgatttttgtaatagTTTATTGGGCGATGTGTCACATGAACGAAGTAATCGCCAGAATCATCAGCGGAGTGTACAGTAGAGCAGCAATCTATTAAATTTCTAGATATGTTATTTTCGTTGTTTGAAGAAGTATCTGTTTCATTCATATTTACTTCGGGAAAACGGCTTAAAGCATCAGCTACTACGTTTCCTTTGCCTTCCTTATATTTTACGTCATAATCGAAATCTTCTAGCTCGAGTCTccagtttaatatttttgaatttttaaatgaGGTCTTTATGAACGTTAAGGGTTTGTGATCGGTAATGAGAGTAAATTTTTTACCATACAAATATGCTTTGTATTTTCTTACCGCCCAAATTATCGCTAAAGCCTCTTTTTCGGTGGTTGAATAATTGCTTTCAGTTTTGTTCAGTGTTCTACTTCCAAATGCGATTGGCCTTTCATGATTTTCTTGCACTTGCGATAGAACGGCACCTAACGCATGATTACTTGCGTCGGTTGTAAGAATAAAAGGTAATTCAAAATTTGGATAAGCTAAAACTTGATCTGATGAGATAATTGCTTTCAAATCATTGAATGATTTTAAGTATGATTCATTTGTATGATCGACTATTGCTTCTTTCTTTAGACATTTCGTTAATGGTTTGGATATTGCCGCGTAGTCTCGAATAAACTTTCGGTAATACCCAGTTAATCCAAGGAATTGTTTCAACTCTTTTTGTGTTGACGGAACTTTCCAATCAACGATTTTCTTTATCAAATCTGGGTTCGGTTTAACGCCTTCGGAGGTAATTATATGTCCCAAAAATTCAGTTTCTCTCTTtagaaaattacatttttttagttGGATTTTCAGATTGAAATCTGATAAACGTTTAAGCACTGTATTAAGGTTATCAATATGAGATGTTAAGTTATTTCCAATAACAATTATATCATCCATGTATACAAAGCAAATTGTTCCAATTAAACCGATCAAGATATGATTCATAGCCCTTTGAAATGTTGCTGGAGCGTTTTTCAGGCCAAAAGGCATTCTGGTGAACTCGAAATGCCCTTGACTTGTAGAAAACGCAGTTTTTTCCTGATAATCTGGATCCATCTGAATTTGGTGGAATCCTGATTTAAGGTCGAGAGTTGAGAAATACGTTGAGTTTCCTAAGTTATCAAGGATCTCTTCTATTTGAGGGATAGGGTATCTATCGTTTATAGTCTTCTCATTTAGTTTGCGGTAGTCAATGACTACTCTAACCCTTCTTTTTCCAGATGAATCTATTTTTTTGGGGACAACCCAGATTGGTGAGGAAAAGGGACTGTTAGAATGTGTTATGATACCATCTTCAagcatttctttaatttgattttcaacGTCTGTTTTGAAACTGTTTGGAAACCTATATGATTTTGTGTATGTAGGCTCATTATCTTTTGTGATTATTTTATGCTTTATAATAGAGGTTGAAGATAgtctttcattttctttcaacAGAACTTGTTGATTGTCTAGAATTGTTTTCAatagatattttttttctagcaaTGAAAGATGTTCTGTTGCAATAAGTTTTTCAATTACTAGTTCGTCTAGTTTTTCGTTATCTTGGAGCGGTATAGGGGAAATCGTTTCAAAATTGTTAACATTTATTCCAAATACCTTTTCATTAAGTGGCAATGAACTGCATGGGCTAATGATAAACAcagttgtttgcttgtttttagcGTGGTATAATCCGGGTTGAATTACAGCATTTTTGCAAAGGACTTGGTAGCTTGGTACAAACCAATCACCGTCTGATAACGTGTTTATTGTTACTATATGATTATATAGCTTTTGAGCGggaatatatttaaaaaaaggcaagGAAGTTTCTTCTATTGTAAGTGTTTCGTTTTTATAGTTCAAAACACCACCGGTCATTGCTAAATATTCTGACCCTAGAATACCATCGAAAAAGTTATGAAAGTTCATTTCGTAATAAGTTTGATCAGGTAATCGATGACCAAGTAGATTAATTGtaccttttgttttgatacaaTAGTCACCCgttatatttttaatcattgTTTCTTCACAAAATTCAACGGAGGGGATGATTCCTTTCTTGATGAGATTTTTGTTCGATCCTGAGTctattaacaattttacttCCTTTTTTGAAACACTATTCTCACACAGGATATAAGGAAGATAGTCTACTTTGGAGGATGTTTTGTACTTGCCTCCCAAAAATTTACCAAAATTTTATCGCTTTCGCCCTCGTCGTTTTGTTTGCAGTCAAATGTTTCATTGTTATTGAATTCATTTCTGTTTATCGTTAACCTGGTTTTAGTAGTCGATGTATCCATGCCGTTTGGTGAACGAActtgaaaaaatgatttagaTGTTTGAGGTTGTGAGGGGTCGGTGCTATTATAATCATATGATCTTGTGccatttttattataacttTCCTGCACTCTGTTTGTATTCCCATTATTGCCTGAACTCTGTTGGCGATAAGTGCGCTTATGTTCCATGGGAAAAGATTCaaatttgcaaagaaaagcatACGTGCTTTCCAGATCGAGTAGTTGAGCTGCTTGAACATAACCATAAAATGAATCGTTTAGTCCCGCGACAAATGCAGCCAGGCTTGTTTCGTCGATAAATTCGTTAATAGCGTCCCAACTGTATTTGTACTtctcattttgtttagcaataACTTTGACTTTTTG
This genomic interval from Anopheles merus strain MAF chromosome 3L, AmerM5.1, whole genome shotgun sequence contains the following:
- the LOC121599284 gene encoding quinone oxidoreductase-like protein 2, coding for MLTKLLPRLSSKLCETTISKYGGQCISVCYAHKAAVLREAGKLVALETVKKNEKLKNDEVRVKVHYCSLNTTDVKIIAGKHAELNVPLPFIPGHEFSGEIVEIGQDNPHHFNRGDRVVVMNDLQDPNGGLISEAVVKNRDVWTVPQSVPLKEMAVLPYGHGTALLTFALHCNLQENDLILITAGPAGMGLAAIDLAVSVYKAKVIAVCDTESSSDLVRQKGAHKVVSMTKNNYTKLYKNVQDAMGDKKAKLAYDAVGKGLLHLLADFVEPTNGQLISVDPFFNASKFPTEVPEFERPKRKEKEGKPDQDQESKAKLIQNVRHFDLYEYPDVDTYRQMIADTIEMRSEGMIAGHISKIFPLAKIQQAIEFIQQKQCTGKVLIDVQCPDEDDCPEGKDKKDKKSKEGDGEKKKSKD
- the LOC121599285 gene encoding fumarylacetoacetate hydrolase domain-containing protein 2-like; its protein translation is MTTIASIAVRSSRLSSAIVGAFGGKSTSWIHPQAVSPRRFISNSTVKAMRFVQFRTAATGEKQRLGVLSEDGTQVSDISDRYEGDLITLIRSGVSLDEVKASAAKAAPLKVDSVELLAPVTNPQKILCVGLNYSRHCEEQNKPIPKEPMFFSKYATTIVGPHDDVIAHKISDQIDWEVELAVIIGKKAKSVAKANAMDYVFGYTVAQDISARDWQKQRNGGQFLIGKSMDTFCPLGPAAVHKSLVKDPHQLAIKCSVNGVEKQNGSTSELIFRIDDIIARVTESITLLPGDVILTGTPAGVGMHRKPAEFLKPGDVIDSEIEGLGKIKNKVVADS
- the LOC121599287 gene encoding 39S ribosomal protein L35, mitochondrial; this translates as MIRNIASLAVRQMVQTRTFASRMQPVGSSLALNTGRTFSTFLRSTEASSLRSTIAGTPSSPTGLIKPVAAVRLLDAVASSPLLQTQPSRTVIKFSLRKGKRKTVKAVIKRFKRLDWGGWIRTLSGRHKKMWRKKANRKRRLRQHVLVNATQSTLLDKMVTKYWKRPRYYIDDPYTPYHTREEFVYTRRKPLK
- the LOC121599288 gene encoding uncharacterized protein LOC121599288, whose protein sequence is MAQGKLKVKSKQPPNAKKAANKKKGTAFNKRKNAPIQSKKHKFEEAHKLKQVITKTVNKKNEDDIRKVAYEGQTKLSQAQLAVQEHHRKQAENDASEAGSSKG
- the LOC121599286 gene encoding U1 small nuclear ribonucleoprotein A — its product is MDIRPNHTIYINNLNEKINKEELKKSLYAIFSQFGQILDIVAYKTLKMRGQAFIIFKEISSATNAMRTMQGFPFYDKPMRINYSKTDSDMIAKLKGTFQERPKRVKQPKPIQTEDKKAKKLKNAGEVGATNNSATAEQPPNQILFLTNLPEETNEMMLSMLFNQFPGFKEVRLVPNRHDIAFVEFATELQSGAAREALQGFKITPTHAMKISFAKK